In Buchnera aphidicola (Aphis nasturtii), the genomic stretch GATTTTATTGTTTTTTTATTGTTACTAGAAAAAGTATTATTAAAAATTTTAGTAATAGGTGCATGAGCTTTATTTTTTGTTGTTTCTTTTCTAAAATTTTGATTACTTAAAATTTTTTTTTGATTTAATATTAATATATGATTTTTCTTAAGAGATAAGTGAAATTTTTTTCGTTTTCGAATTATGTTTTCATTTGTAAAGTTTTTTTTAATTTTATAAAAATGGCTTTTTTTATTTTCTTTTAAATTATTAATTTTTTTCAATGATATATTTTTTTGAATACTTTTATCGTTTATACAGATAGATGAAATATTTATTTTTTTTTTAATATTTAAGATGTATTTTTGATTTATCATATTCACTGTTATTAATGAATTGTTCAACCAAATTTTTTTCAGCGCTAATTCTAATAAAAAAATAATATTATTTATTTCTTTTGAAGAATTAATAAAATATAAATCAATAAATTGATTTTTTAAAGATGTAATATTTTTAATATTATATTTTTGATAAGTTTTTAAAATAATAGCATTTTCATTTTTAATGAAATTAATATTTTGATTTTTGTTATCACAAGCATTATTTTTCTGAGCAATAATATTTTTAAATAATTTCTCTTTTTTTAAAAAAATATTATTTTTTGTATTATACGAATTCAATTTAAAAAAATTAAATTGTTTTATATAATAAATAATATTATTTTTTTTTAAATACTTATTATTAAAAGGTAATTTATATTTATCATAAAACAAATTTAATTTATTTTCACAATCATTTTTATTATCTATATTTTTTTTAATTTTATTATTTTTAGTATTGTTTATTGAAAAATGCTTTTCTTTCTTAAAGAAAATGTTGTTTTTATAATTAAAAATATTTTTTTTTAATATTTCACTTTTGATAAAAATATTTTTTATAAAACAAGATTCTTTTATCCAAGATATAAAATTAATAAAAACATTATTGTTAATATTTTTTTTAGAAAGCTGGTTTTGAATAATTTTTTTTGAATTAACAGAATAATTAAATAATTTATGATTTTTTAAAAATGGTTTAGATTTAATTTTTTTTTCTACGATGTCCTTTTTATTAATTTTTAAATTTTTGTTCTTTTTAATGCCAGAAAGGTAATAACTCATTGATGGTATCTGTTCTCCTTTTCTAATTCTGGAAACAAGATAATGAGGAGTTTTCATATTTTTGTTAGGAACAATGATTGTTTTTCCACCTGCTTGTCGTTTTTCAATTGCATGTACTGCGTCTCTTTTTTCATTTAATAAATAACAGGCAATTTCTATGGGAACAATCGCATGCACTTCATATGTATTTTCTTTTAATGCTTCTTCTTCAATTAAACGTAAAATTGATAGAGACAAAGATTCATTATCTCTGATAGTACCTGTTCCTGTACATCTAGGGCAAATATGATGACTAGATTCACCTAAAGATGAACTTAATCTTTGTCTAGACATTTCTAATAGGCCAAATCTAGAAATATTTCCAATTTGAATACGTGCTCGATCTTCACGAACAATCTCACGTAGTTTTTTTTCAATAGCTTTTTGGTTACTTAAAGGAGTCATATCTATAAAATCAATTACTATTAAACCACCTAAATCTCGTAATCTCAATTGTCTTGAAATTTCTTCAACTGCTTCTAAATTTGTATTAAATGCAGTTGATTCAATATCTACACCACGTGTAGAACGAGCTGAATTAATATCAATAGCTGTTAAAGCTTCTGTACTATCTACCATAATTGAACCACCAGAAGGAAGTCGTACTTTTCTTTGAAAAGCAGAATTTATTTGAGATTCAATTTGATAATAACTAAATAAAGGAACATCTCCAGTATAAAGTTTGATTTTATTAATAAAATCTGGACGCCCTAAAGCAGCAATATGTTCTCGAGCTATATTTAATATTGAAGGATTATCGATTAAAATTTCACCAATATCTTGGCGTAAATAATCTCTAAAAGCACGAAAAATAACATTGCTTTCTTGGTGAATTAAAAATGGTGCAGATTTTTTTTCTGCAGCTTTTTGAATCGCATCCCAATGTTTTAATCTAAGCGATAAATCCCATTGTAAGGATTTTATAGATTTTCCAACTCCTGCTGTTCTAATAATCAAACCCATATGTTTAGGTAATTTTAAAGATAATAGTAATTCTTTTAATTCGATTCGATCA encodes the following:
- the rne gene encoding ribonuclease E, with product MKRMLINATQQEELRVALVDGQRLYDLDIENTGSEQKKSNIYKGKITRIEPSLEAAFVDYGIEKHGFLPLKEISEKYFPRNYNSNIRLNIKNILQEGQELIVQINKEERGNKGAALTTFIALAGSYLVLMPNNPNIAGISRRIEGNDRIELKELLLSLKLPKHMGLIIRTAGVGKSIKSLQWDLSLRLKHWDAIQKAAEKKSAPFLIHQESNVIFRAFRDYLRQDIGEILIDNPSILNIAREHIAALGRPDFINKIKLYTGDVPLFSYYQIESQINSAFQRKVRLPSGGSIMVDSTEALTAIDINSARSTRGVDIESTAFNTNLEAVEEISRQLRLRDLGGLIVIDFIDMTPLSNQKAIEKKLREIVREDRARIQIGNISRFGLLEMSRQRLSSSLGESSHHICPRCTGTGTIRDNESLSLSILRLIEEEALKENTYEVHAIVPIEIACYLLNEKRDAVHAIEKRQAGGKTIIVPNKNMKTPHYLVSRIRKGEQIPSMSYYLSGIKKNKNLKINKKDIVEKKIKSKPFLKNHKLFNYSVNSKKIIQNQLSKKNINNNVFINFISWIKESCFIKNIFIKSEILKKNIFNYKNNIFFKKEKHFSINNTKNNKIKKNIDNKNDCENKLNLFYDKYKLPFNNKYLKKNNIIYYIKQFNFFKLNSYNTKNNIFLKKEKLFKNIIAQKNNACDNKNQNINFIKNENAIILKTYQKYNIKNITSLKNQFIDLYFINSSKEINNIIFLLELALKKIWLNNSLITVNMINQKYILNIKKKINISSICINDKSIQKNISLKKINNLKENKKSHFYKIKKNFTNENIIRKRKKFHLSLKKNHILILNQKKILSNQNFRKETTKNKAHAPITKIFNNTFSSNNKKTIKSSIFLKKSNKKKSSAGAHSATNVSTSPITKI